A genomic window from Candidatus Aegiribacteria sp. includes:
- a CDS encoding AAA family ATPase, producing the protein MRRKTEQALLQWRENSNRKPLLLRGVRQSGKTYLLKKLFAPFFPASHYFDLKMNRAAHAVFSSGDLNPKSLLSELEFVSGKTIDINSELLILDEIQACPKALTALKYFCELMPGVFIAAAGSLIGVHLSQESFPVGKIDMVNVDPLDFREFLSAIGEDRANDLLQEAHPLKPFSDLVHNRIWQLYGKYLAVGGMPETVKVYTDNIPRGEWTAYNAVRAVQEHLVEGWISDIAKHSGKANSLHIEQVWKSLPSQLGREFDGNAKRFRFKGVIPGRKSYRDIAGPIAWLEKARMVNRVPVVNRGESPVSVWEKQSLFKLFVHDTAILRYMAGIPLNESRVFNPGFYKGWVAENAVAQELVANGFKRLHCWTERNSEIEFLLDGTSGPIPVEVKSGRNTRSRSLSVFREKYDPEISVKLGAWNFSASKKVLLLPLYAAFKLSDLIN; encoded by the coding sequence ATGAGACGGAAGACAGAACAAGCGTTATTACAGTGGAGAGAGAATTCTAACAGGAAACCTCTCCTTCTCAGAGGCGTCAGACAATCCGGAAAGACCTACCTTCTTAAGAAGCTCTTCGCCCCATTCTTTCCAGCCTCACACTATTTTGATCTGAAAATGAACAGAGCAGCTCATGCAGTATTCTCATCAGGCGATCTGAATCCGAAATCCCTGCTGTCAGAGCTGGAATTTGTATCAGGGAAAACTATTGATATAAACAGTGAGTTGCTCATTCTTGACGAAATTCAAGCTTGTCCAAAGGCACTCACAGCGCTCAAGTACTTCTGCGAATTAATGCCGGGAGTTTTCATTGCCGCGGCGGGTTCACTTATCGGAGTACACCTTTCACAGGAATCTTTTCCTGTGGGTAAAATTGATATGGTAAATGTTGATCCGCTTGATTTCAGGGAATTTCTCTCTGCCATCGGAGAGGATCGAGCCAATGATCTGCTGCAGGAAGCCCACCCTCTGAAGCCATTCTCTGATCTTGTACACAACAGGATATGGCAGTTATACGGTAAGTACCTTGCTGTAGGTGGAATGCCGGAAACTGTGAAGGTTTATACTGATAACATTCCAAGGGGAGAATGGACTGCATACAATGCTGTTCGTGCTGTACAGGAACATCTGGTCGAAGGCTGGATTTCAGATATTGCCAAACATTCGGGGAAGGCAAACTCTCTCCACATAGAACAGGTCTGGAAAAGTCTGCCTTCGCAACTTGGGCGGGAATTCGACGGAAATGCAAAAAGGTTCAGATTCAAAGGCGTTATTCCAGGCAGAAAAAGCTACAGAGATATTGCAGGTCCAATTGCATGGCTTGAAAAGGCAAGAATGGTGAACAGGGTACCTGTGGTTAACCGGGGAGAGTCCCCCGTATCTGTATGGGAAAAACAGTCGCTCTTCAAGCTTTTTGTTCATGATACAGCTATTCTCAGGTACATGGCTGGAATTCCCCTGAATGAGAGCCGTGTGTTCAACCCCGGTTTTTACAAAGGATGGGTTGCTGAGAACGCTGTTGCGCAGGAGCTGGTTGCCAACGGTTTTAAAAGGCTGCACTGCTGGACGGAGAGAAATTCAGAAATCGAATTCCTGCTTGATGGAACCTCTGGTCCAATACCGGTCGAGGTCAAGTCAGGCAGAAACACCAGATCAAGATCTCTTTCCGTTTTCAGGGAAAAGTATGATCCTGAAATATCTGTAAAACTTGGAGCCTGGAACTTCTCTGCAAGTAA